A stretch of Paenibacillus mucilaginosus 3016 DNA encodes these proteins:
- a CDS encoding glutaredoxin family protein translates to MSTPVIVYSNVNCPFCEQVKGFLKEQGVDFEERNIAHNDQYFDELTGMGFQSVPVTVIGEHKILGMNTTRLKKALSAE, encoded by the coding sequence ATGTCTACCCCGGTAATTGTATATTCCAACGTAAACTGCCCGTTCTGCGAACAGGTCAAAGGCTTCCTGAAAGAGCAGGGCGTGGATTTCGAAGAGCGGAACATCGCCCACAACGACCAGTACTTCGACGAGCTGACCGGCATGGGCTTCCAATCCGTCCCTGTCACGGTGATCGGCGAGCACAAGATTCTCGGCATGAACACGACCCGTCTGAAGAAAGCGCTGAGCGCGGAGTAA
- a CDS encoding aldo/keto reductase produces MGKRLALQHHGIEASRLVLGCMGLGGGWDREPVTQAHVKQAHEAVEAALSAGINMFDHADIYTLGKAEEVFGRVLKERPGLREEIILQSKCGIRFEEGPGRPGRYDFSKEHILSSVDGILQRLGTEYLDILLLHRPDPLMEPEEVAEAFAQLKRSGKVKGFGVSNMSGGQMRFLQSALDEPLLVNQLELNLAKLDWVDAGVHVNQAAGTGVSFPDGTLEYCRSEKVQVQAWGPLARGLFTGRDLAGESDAVRATAALVAELAEARGVPREAVVLAWLMRHPAGIQPVLGTVKPQRIADCAEALKVELTREEWYSLYVSSRGERLP; encoded by the coding sequence ATGGGAAAAAGGTTGGCACTGCAGCATCACGGCATCGAAGCGAGCCGGCTCGTACTTGGCTGTATGGGGCTCGGCGGAGGCTGGGACCGGGAGCCGGTTACGCAAGCGCATGTGAAGCAGGCGCACGAAGCGGTGGAAGCCGCCCTTTCGGCGGGCATCAACATGTTCGACCATGCGGATATCTATACGCTGGGCAAGGCGGAGGAAGTGTTCGGCCGGGTGCTGAAGGAGCGACCGGGACTGAGGGAAGAGATCATCCTGCAGTCCAAATGCGGCATCCGCTTCGAGGAGGGGCCGGGCCGCCCGGGGCGCTACGATTTCTCGAAGGAGCATATCCTCTCCTCGGTGGACGGCATTCTGCAGCGGCTCGGCACGGAGTATCTGGATATTCTGCTGCTGCACCGCCCCGATCCGCTGATGGAGCCGGAGGAGGTGGCGGAAGCCTTCGCGCAGCTGAAGCGCTCGGGCAAGGTCAAGGGCTTCGGCGTCTCGAACATGAGCGGCGGGCAGATGCGCTTCCTGCAGTCGGCGCTGGACGAGCCTCTGCTCGTCAACCAGCTGGAGCTCAATCTGGCGAAGCTGGACTGGGTGGATGCCGGCGTGCATGTGAACCAGGCGGCGGGCACCGGGGTTTCGTTCCCGGACGGGACGCTGGAGTACTGCCGCAGCGAGAAGGTACAGGTGCAGGCGTGGGGCCCGCTGGCCCGCGGCCTGTTCACGGGACGCGACCTCGCGGGCGAGTCGGATGCGGTCCGTGCGACGGCCGCCCTGGTGGCGGAGCTGGCCGAAGCCCGCGGCGTGCCGCGCGAAGCGGTCGTGCTCGCCTGGCTGATGCGCCATCCGGCCGGCATCCAGCCGGTGCTCGGCACCGTGAAGCCGCAGCGGATCGCTGACTGCGCGGAAGCGCTGAAGGTGGAGCTGACGCGCGAAGAATGGTATTCGCTGTACGTGAGCTCCCGCGGGGAGCGGCTGCCTTAA
- a CDS encoding oxidoreductase: MTRLRAWMVSKTEDGTFTAGLREIDREALPEGEVTVKVAYSGINYKDALASTPSGKVVRSYPMVPGIDLAGTVTASSHPRFREGDAVLATGYELGTGRFGGFAEEARLPGDWLVPLPAGLTLREAMILGTAGFTAALSVHRLEAAGLRPEAGGVLVTGATGGVGGHAAAMLAGLGYEVTASTGKASAHAYLASLGASAVIDRAELAAAGRPLRGERWAAAVDPVGGAQLPAVLSQIRYGGSVAVSGMTGGADFTASVFPFILRGVSLLGIDSVYCPRELREALWLRMASDLKPAALERMVHAEIGLEELPAALERVLEGGVQGRYLVNVAGGEA; encoded by the coding sequence ATGACGCGTCTGCGCGCATGGATGGTCAGCAAGACGGAGGACGGCACGTTCACGGCCGGACTTCGGGAGATCGACCGGGAAGCACTGCCGGAGGGTGAGGTCACGGTGAAGGTGGCCTACTCCGGCATCAATTACAAGGATGCCTTGGCATCCACGCCATCAGGGAAGGTAGTCCGGAGCTACCCGATGGTCCCGGGGATCGACCTGGCGGGTACGGTCACCGCCTCCTCCCATCCGCGCTTCCGCGAGGGCGACGCTGTCCTGGCCACCGGCTACGAGCTCGGCACCGGCCGCTTCGGCGGCTTCGCCGAAGAAGCCCGGCTGCCCGGGGACTGGCTCGTCCCGCTGCCGGCAGGCCTGACGCTGCGCGAGGCGATGATCCTCGGCACGGCCGGCTTCACCGCGGCCCTGTCCGTGCACCGCCTGGAGGCGGCGGGGCTGCGCCCGGAGGCGGGCGGCGTGCTCGTCACCGGCGCCACCGGCGGCGTAGGCGGCCATGCCGCCGCCATGCTGGCCGGCCTCGGCTATGAGGTGACCGCCTCCACCGGCAAGGCCTCCGCCCACGCCTACCTGGCGTCCCTCGGCGCCTCGGCGGTCATCGACCGCGCGGAGCTGGCCGCCGCCGGCCGGCCGCTGCGCGGCGAGCGCTGGGCCGCCGCCGTCGATCCCGTCGGCGGAGCGCAGCTGCCCGCCGTGCTCTCGCAGATCCGCTACGGCGGCTCCGTGGCCGTCAGCGGGATGACCGGAGGCGCGGACTTCACCGCCTCGGTGTTCCCCTTCATCCTGCGGGGCGTCAGCCTGCTGGGGATCGACTCGGTCTACTGCCCGCGGGAGCTGCGCGAAGCCCTCTGGCTCCGGATGGCCTCGGACCTGAAGCCTGCCGCGCTGGAGCGCATGGTCCACGCCGAGATCGGGCTCGAGGAGCTTCCCGCGGCGCTGGAGCGCGTCCTCGAAGGCGGCGTGCAGGGCCGCTATCTTGTGAACGTGGCCGGCGGGGAGGCGTGA
- a CDS encoding FMN-dependent NADH-azoreductase: protein MATLLYITAHPHDHQTSFSMAVGQAFIESYRESHSGDEVVTLDLYKADIPHIDADVFSGWGKLRSGQDFGALSGEEKAKVARLGELTDQFVAADKYVFVTPMWNFSFPPVMKAYIDSICTAGKTFRYTEQGPVGLLTDKKALHIQARGGIYSEGPAAQMEMGHRYLGVIMQFFGIPSFDGLFVEGHNQFQDRAQQIKEDAMARARELARTF, encoded by the coding sequence ATGGCAACTCTCCTGTATATTACGGCTCATCCCCACGATCACCAGACATCCTTCTCCATGGCGGTAGGCCAGGCTTTCATCGAAAGCTACCGGGAATCGCACAGCGGAGACGAAGTGGTGACGCTGGATCTCTACAAAGCGGATATCCCCCATATTGATGCAGATGTATTCAGCGGCTGGGGTAAGCTGCGCTCCGGGCAGGACTTTGGCGCCCTCTCCGGGGAAGAGAAAGCGAAGGTGGCCCGTCTCGGCGAACTCACCGACCAGTTCGTAGCCGCCGACAAGTATGTCTTCGTAACGCCGATGTGGAACTTCTCCTTCCCACCGGTGATGAAAGCCTACATTGACTCGATCTGCACGGCAGGCAAAACGTTCCGTTATACCGAGCAGGGACCGGTGGGCCTGCTCACCGACAAGAAAGCTCTGCACATCCAGGCCCGCGGCGGCATCTACTCCGAAGGGCCGGCAGCCCAGATGGAGATGGGCCACCGCTACCTCGGGGTGATCATGCAGTTCTTCGGCATCCCATCGTTCGACGGTCTGTTCGTGGAAGGCCACAACCAGTTCCAGGACCGCGCGCAGCAAATCAAGGAAGACGCGATGGCCCGCGCCCGCGAGCTCGCACGCACCTTCTAA
- a CDS encoding carbohydrate ABC transporter permease, which translates to MKAAGDKASVSWAPLTLLTAGLFLFIVPFILLFVNSFKANKHITSSPLSLPTDWNLSNYTSAFAKMNYMDAFVNSVIITACSVLLLALFSSMTAHYFVRHQTRFNQYTFFLMLSSMIIPFQALMIPLVKIYGSIGMLDSKWSLIYMYIGFGSAMAVFIYHGFVKGIPAELEEAAMMDGCTRTQTFFRIVFPVLTPTTTTIAILNVIWIWNDFLLPSLVLVEPEERTLPLSTFYFFGTYTVDYGPLMAGLMLTILPVIVVYLFAQRYIIQGVMQGSIK; encoded by the coding sequence ATGAAAGCCGCAGGGGATAAAGCTTCCGTATCATGGGCCCCGCTCACGCTGCTGACCGCAGGCCTTTTCCTGTTTATCGTTCCGTTCATTCTGCTCTTCGTCAATTCGTTCAAGGCCAACAAGCACATCACGTCCAGCCCGCTGTCGCTGCCGACCGACTGGAATCTGTCCAATTATACCAGCGCTTTTGCCAAAATGAATTATATGGACGCGTTCGTAAACTCGGTGATCATCACGGCCTGCAGCGTGCTGCTCCTGGCGCTGTTCTCCTCCATGACGGCACACTACTTTGTCCGCCACCAGACCCGGTTCAATCAATACACGTTCTTCCTCATGCTCTCCTCGATGATCATTCCATTCCAGGCGCTGATGATTCCGCTTGTGAAGATCTACGGCTCCATCGGCATGCTCGACAGCAAATGGTCCTTGATCTACATGTACATCGGGTTCGGAAGCGCGATGGCGGTGTTCATCTACCACGGATTCGTGAAGGGCATTCCGGCCGAGCTGGAGGAAGCGGCGATGATGGACGGGTGCACCCGTACGCAGACGTTCTTCCGCATCGTCTTTCCGGTGCTCACGCCGACCACCACGACGATCGCCATTCTGAATGTCATCTGGATCTGGAACGACTTTCTGCTCCCGTCGCTGGTGCTCGTCGAACCGGAGGAGCGGACGCTGCCTTTGTCGACCTTTTACTTCTTCGGCACCTATACCGTGGACTACGGTCCGCTGATGGCGGGGCTGATGCTGACGATTCTGCCGGTCATCGTGGTTTATTTGTTCGCACAGCGGTACATTATTCAAGGGGTTATGCAGGGTTCCATCAAATAA
- the ilvB gene encoding biosynthetic-type acetolactate synthase large subunit translates to MRMYTTKDEGLASPAVRTALLKEDIIPGSEILLRTLLLEGVECVFGYPGGALLYIYDAMHGSRHFRHILTRHEQGAIHAADGYARSTGRTGVCLATSGPGATNLVTGIATAYADSVPLVVITGNVATSLIGTDAFQEADIIGMTQPITKHSYFVRRAEDLAQTLRCAFHLAGTGRKGPVLVDIPKDVSAELAAFRYPETVEVRGYEPYPEPDSERIAELLDALACAERPLLLAGGGAVRSGAEEALLAFAGRSGIPVTTTLLGLAAFPGGHPLWLGMPGMHGTYAANRALQHCDLLISAGARFDDRVTMKLESFAPKAEVAHIDLDPAEVGKLVPVSIPLIGDVRLVLEALLDRMPQPAVQTPAREAWLAQVRRWQEEQPLKYTDSDAELKPQYVIELLSRTSGGEAIVTTDVGQHQMWAAQYFRLTRPRSFLTSGGLGTMGFGFPSAIGAQFGSPGRLVISINGDGGMQMCAQELAVCALHGLPVKIAVINNRTLGMIRQWQELIYEGRFSHIDLAGSPDFVLLAEAYGVKAFRASSREEADEVWRAALAHPGPVLVDFVVAKEELVYPMIPQGRGLDDMILGGDVQ, encoded by the coding sequence ATGAGGATGTATACTACGAAGGATGAGGGTCTGGCCAGCCCGGCCGTCCGGACCGCCCTGCTGAAGGAGGACATTATCCCGGGCTCGGAGATCCTGCTGCGGACGCTGCTGCTCGAAGGGGTGGAATGCGTCTTCGGCTACCCGGGCGGCGCGCTTCTGTATATCTACGACGCCATGCACGGCAGCCGGCACTTCCGCCATATTCTCACGCGGCACGAGCAGGGGGCGATTCATGCGGCGGACGGTTATGCCCGCTCCACCGGGCGGACCGGCGTCTGTCTGGCCACCTCGGGTCCGGGGGCGACGAACCTGGTCACAGGCATAGCTACGGCATATGCCGATTCGGTGCCGCTGGTGGTCATTACCGGCAATGTCGCCACCTCGCTCATTGGCACGGACGCCTTCCAGGAGGCGGACATCATCGGCATGACCCAGCCGATCACCAAGCACAGCTACTTCGTCCGCCGGGCGGAGGACCTGGCGCAGACGCTGCGCTGCGCTTTCCACCTCGCGGGGACGGGGCGCAAGGGGCCGGTGCTCGTCGACATCCCGAAAGACGTCTCGGCGGAGCTGGCGGCGTTCCGCTATCCGGAAACGGTGGAGGTGCGCGGCTACGAGCCCTATCCGGAGCCGGATTCCGAGCGGATTGCGGAGCTGCTGGACGCCCTTGCTTGTGCGGAGCGGCCCCTCCTGCTGGCGGGGGGAGGCGCCGTGCGGTCGGGCGCGGAAGAGGCCCTGCTGGCGTTCGCCGGGCGGTCCGGTATCCCCGTGACGACCACGCTGCTCGGGCTGGCCGCCTTCCCCGGCGGGCATCCGCTGTGGCTCGGCATGCCGGGCATGCACGGCACGTATGCGGCCAACCGGGCGCTGCAGCACTGCGACCTGCTGATCTCCGCCGGCGCCCGCTTCGACGACCGCGTGACGATGAAGCTCGAAAGCTTTGCGCCCAAGGCTGAGGTAGCCCATATCGATCTGGATCCCGCGGAGGTGGGGAAGCTCGTTCCGGTGTCGATCCCCTTGATCGGGGATGTGCGATTGGTGCTCGAGGCGCTGCTTGATCGGATGCCGCAGCCGGCCGTGCAGACGCCGGCGAGAGAGGCCTGGCTCGCCCAGGTGCGCCGGTGGCAGGAGGAGCAGCCGCTGAAGTACACGGACTCGGACGCCGAGCTCAAGCCGCAGTATGTCATCGAGCTGCTGTCGAGGACCAGCGGCGGGGAGGCGATCGTCACCACCGACGTCGGACAGCACCAGATGTGGGCGGCGCAGTATTTTCGCCTGACGCGTCCCCGCTCCTTCCTCACCTCGGGAGGCCTCGGTACGATGGGCTTCGGGTTCCCCTCGGCGATCGGAGCGCAGTTCGGCAGCCCCGGCCGGCTCGTCATCTCGATCAACGGGGACGGGGGCATGCAGATGTGCGCCCAGGAGCTCGCCGTCTGCGCCCTGCACGGGCTGCCGGTCAAGATTGCCGTGATCAACAACCGGACGCTGGGCATGATCCGCCAGTGGCAGGAGCTGATCTATGAGGGACGGTTCTCGCATATCGATCTGGCGGGCTCCCCCGATTTTGTCCTGCTGGCGGAAGCGTACGGGGTCAAGGCCTTCCGCGCTTCGAGCCGGGAGGAAGCCGATGAGGTGTGGAGGGCGGCCCTTGCGCATCCGGGACCGGTTCTCGTTGACTTTGTGGTGGCGAAGGAGGAGCTGGTCTACCCGATGATTCCGCAGGGACGGGGGCTGGACGACATGATTCTGGGAGGGGATGTCCAATGA
- a CDS encoding lipid II flippase Amj family protein, with the protein MSLQIIIVTLLTMAIHASDTVSFSVRLAGIRVGKLAVALSLNSIVALVARTSNLLQAPLTGNMVDSAKAGGGETLLASLQTILVGATLGTLLAILLSPTIVSGGMMFLRRLDTAGSVFSAFKGFLPELRQVPFRMPSLRMLRSLGTGGVPVKLLLLNMFITGAYTVGVLSAQYASFLVPENSTMAASSVGLINGIAIILLTVFIDPKVALLSDKVNNGQSPAAEITKVFGLLMISRLAGTLLAQILLFPAAYLITTFCSVISSLL; encoded by the coding sequence ATGAGCCTGCAGATTATTATTGTTACCCTGCTGACTATGGCGATCCATGCTTCCGATACGGTCTCCTTCTCTGTGCGCCTGGCCGGAATTCGTGTCGGGAAGCTGGCCGTAGCGCTTTCCCTTAACAGTATCGTGGCTCTGGTGGCCCGGACCTCCAACCTCCTTCAGGCCCCGCTGACCGGCAATATGGTCGATAGTGCGAAGGCGGGCGGAGGAGAGACCCTGCTGGCCAGTCTGCAGACAATCCTGGTCGGGGCCACCTTGGGAACCCTGCTGGCCATCCTGCTCTCGCCCACCATTGTGTCGGGCGGCATGATGTTTCTCCGGCGTCTGGATACGGCCGGTTCCGTCTTCTCGGCCTTCAAGGGGTTCCTGCCGGAACTGCGGCAGGTCCCCTTCCGTATGCCGAGTCTGCGTATGCTTCGTTCCCTGGGTACCGGGGGGGTTCCGGTGAAGCTGCTGCTGCTCAATATGTTCATTACCGGAGCCTATACCGTGGGTGTTCTGTCTGCACAGTACGCTTCGTTCCTGGTTCCCGAGAACAGCACGATGGCCGCTTCCTCCGTGGGTTTGATCAACGGGATCGCCATTATTTTATTGACGGTATTTATCGACCCGAAGGTAGCTTTGCTGTCGGACAAGGTTAATAATGGGCAGTCCCCGGCCGCCGAGATTACCAAAGTGTTCGGATTGCTGATGATCTCCCGGCTGGCAGGGACGCTGCTTGCCCAGATCCTGCTTTTTCCGGCAGCTTACCTGATCACCACCTTCTGTTCCGTGATCTCGAGCCTGCTGTAA
- a CDS encoding glycoside hydrolase family 32 protein, translated as MQYTAEQAEHYISEHKSEVRQEYRLNYHLMAELGWMNDPNGFIQFGGAYHLFYQHYPYASVWGPMHWGHAVSRDLISWEYLPVSLAPDRPYDSGGCFSGSAVEKDGRLVLMYTGHVVTGPDKDNDYYQTQCLAVSEDGVNFIKPEANPVIGLSQIPEGVSRKDFRDPKVFTRDGMYYAVLGSNDGQGSGLVLLYRSADLQTWEFAGIPAKSDGTLGDNWECPDFFRLGGRDVLLMSPQRVPAQGEDFRNLHSTTYMIGSLDPEQGRFDYSGYHPADYGFDFYAPQTTEDAQGRRILIGWMDMWESAMPTQDGHHWAGAMTLPREVLLQEDRLVFRPVQEIEAYRTNPYELQAKALQGEWELETGGDSYELQVVFEAGAASAFGLKLRTHGSEETVLTYLAAEQTLVLNRDRSGNGPGGERRTQVSLDGGALTLRIFVDRSSVEVFIQDGHKVMTARIYPGAKSTGIKLFSEGECFVAGLRKWDLDVPGAEASGE; from the coding sequence ATCCAATACACAGCAGAGCAAGCCGAACACTATATTTCCGAACACAAGTCTGAAGTCCGGCAGGAGTACCGCCTGAATTATCATCTCATGGCCGAGCTCGGCTGGATGAACGACCCGAACGGATTCATCCAGTTCGGCGGAGCCTACCATCTGTTCTATCAGCATTACCCTTACGCCTCAGTCTGGGGACCGATGCACTGGGGCCACGCGGTCAGCCGGGACCTCATCTCGTGGGAGTACCTTCCGGTCTCCCTGGCGCCGGACCGGCCGTATGACAGCGGAGGCTGCTTCTCCGGCAGCGCGGTGGAGAAGGACGGCAGGCTGGTCCTGATGTACACGGGGCATGTCGTGACGGGGCCGGACAAAGACAACGATTATTACCAGACCCAGTGCCTTGCCGTCTCGGAGGACGGGGTGAATTTCATCAAGCCGGAGGCGAATCCGGTGATCGGGCTCTCCCAGATCCCGGAGGGCGTCTCCCGCAAGGACTTCCGCGACCCGAAGGTTTTCACCCGGGACGGGATGTATTATGCCGTGCTGGGCTCCAATGACGGGCAGGGCAGCGGCCTTGTGCTGCTCTACCGGTCCGCGGATCTGCAGACATGGGAGTTCGCGGGCATCCCTGCGAAGAGTGACGGGACGCTCGGTGACAATTGGGAATGTCCGGATTTCTTCCGTCTCGGCGGCAGGGACGTACTCCTCATGTCACCGCAGCGGGTGCCGGCGCAGGGAGAGGACTTCCGCAATCTGCATTCCACGACCTATATGATCGGCAGTCTGGACCCGGAGCAGGGACGCTTCGACTACAGCGGTTATCATCCGGCGGACTATGGCTTTGACTTCTATGCTCCCCAGACGACCGAAGACGCGCAGGGCCGCCGGATCCTGATCGGATGGATGGATATGTGGGAGAGCGCGATGCCTACCCAGGACGGCCACCACTGGGCGGGCGCCATGACGCTTCCTAGAGAGGTGCTGCTGCAGGAAGATCGGCTGGTGTTCCGTCCGGTTCAGGAGATTGAAGCTTACCGGACGAACCCGTATGAGCTCCAGGCAAAGGCCCTTCAGGGGGAATGGGAGCTGGAAACGGGCGGGGACAGCTACGAGCTGCAGGTGGTATTCGAAGCAGGAGCCGCATCCGCGTTCGGCCTGAAGCTGCGGACTCACGGCAGCGAAGAAACGGTCCTGACGTACCTGGCCGCGGAGCAGACGCTGGTGCTGAACAGGGACCGTTCGGGCAATGGACCGGGCGGGGAGCGCCGCACCCAGGTCAGCCTGGACGGCGGTGCGCTGACGCTCCGGATCTTCGTGGACCGCTCCTCCGTGGAAGTGTTCATCCAGGACGGCCATAAGGTCATGACCGCCCGGATCTACCCGGGAGCGAAGTCCACGGGGATCAAGCTGTTCTCCGAAGGCGAGTGCTTCGTGGCCGGCCTGCGGAAGTGGGATCTCGACGTGCCGGGGGCCGAGGCATCCGGAGAGTAA
- a CDS encoding carbohydrate ABC transporter permease has product MIAEKGRLNRIRTRLLFTGPTLFAFTTVMILPFVFGIYLTFTNWDGISTELTFVAFENYVSVFQDTEFWKSFYLTLKFVGATVVGINVVAFGLAYLLTSGLKGQSVFRAGFFVPNLIGGIVLGFIWQFIFSNVLVYLGKTYDIGLFRASWLSTPDKALWALIIVTVWQYAGYMMVIYVAGLMNVPKDILEAASIDGASGWTRLRRMVLPMIVPSFIVCIFLSLQRGFLVYDVNFALTKGGPFKSTEMVAMHVYEKAFRSHDYGVGQAEAFILFLLVTAVTLVQVYFSKKMEVEA; this is encoded by the coding sequence ATGATAGCTGAGAAAGGGCGCCTCAACCGGATCCGTACCCGGCTCCTGTTCACCGGCCCCACGTTGTTTGCATTTACGACCGTTATGATTCTGCCGTTTGTGTTCGGGATCTATCTCACCTTTACGAACTGGGACGGCATCTCGACGGAGCTGACCTTCGTTGCCTTCGAGAATTACGTCTCGGTGTTTCAGGATACGGAATTCTGGAAATCATTTTACCTTACGCTGAAGTTCGTTGGAGCCACCGTGGTGGGTATCAACGTGGTGGCGTTCGGGCTGGCCTATCTGCTGACCAGCGGACTCAAGGGGCAGAGCGTCTTCCGTGCGGGCTTCTTCGTTCCGAATCTGATCGGCGGGATCGTACTCGGCTTTATCTGGCAGTTTATTTTCTCCAATGTGCTGGTCTATCTCGGGAAAACCTACGATATCGGACTGTTCCGGGCTTCGTGGCTCTCCACGCCGGACAAGGCGCTCTGGGCTCTCATCATCGTCACGGTCTGGCAGTATGCCGGGTATATGATGGTGATCTATGTGGCGGGGCTGATGAACGTGCCGAAGGACATTCTCGAGGCGGCATCCATCGACGGCGCCAGCGGCTGGACCCGTCTACGCCGCATGGTGCTGCCGATGATCGTCCCGTCGTTCATCGTCTGCATCTTCCTGTCGCTGCAGCGGGGCTTCCTGGTGTATGACGTGAATTTCGCCCTGACGAAGGGCGGGCCGTTCAAGAGCACCGAGATGGTCGCCATGCATGTCTACGAGAAAGCGTTCCGCTCTCACGATTACGGGGTAGGCCAGGCGGAAGCCTTCATCCTGTTCCTGCTCGTTACGGCTGTGACGCTGGTGCAGGTCTACTTCAGCAAGAAGATGGAGGTGGAAGCGTAA
- a CDS encoding LuxR family transcriptional regulator, translating into MTLERITYRSGLPGASLADQLLAWNEASFVGRSFELQLFGQYLQSLSMYTERILHIYGTGGMGKTFLLSRCRRTAEEKGIPFLLTDLRDYTNTPERICARLLLLLGEGGAAPGLPEQEHCVRALNRLAADAPLVLAFDHYEEAGSLDSWFRESFLPALHANVLIVTSGRFPLEGPWKRLPGWRRLVLPIPLRELGYEECRAYAQLHGMTDEADIDRLWLRTLGHPLSLSLFTPLTREARKSPSAGDIPAGDFESLLTDWLREAPGVELRELVLAASVPRSFHQELLSGLLGEPVPSPLFERLIRLSFVEETAEGWQLHGLVRETASRVLQTRMPAAYEEYRRRTAAAFYASARRALERGQDASWDIAELLRAAGPPVLRAHYRHSRTTFNYYESVGLHNLAEAEDYIRRRREQARGWNVRCSTPGLESVYRFSFSAEETLYRLAGLRLEELVRLDPGAVKLLRRPGGETAGLSALLPIHSGTLPFLLEAPLSRAYFRSLTPQQLQAYDVPPEKKAGAFLFTTDVENLESEELRSDSIRLQFEWILGGQLLITSPPPLPYFIQAVEALGFRQAEGVVHTDHDGVTPSYTYLLDTRREKQLGFLHRMMESTDLTPRNTPAGAAVQPGPAHSLLTSREREVAEQLIQGRTNPEIAAGLFISEATVKKHVNAMLQKYGAKNRTQLAKALLEAPQLDQEK; encoded by the coding sequence ATGACGTTGGAACGGATCACTTACCGCAGCGGGTTGCCCGGGGCCAGCCTGGCGGATCAGCTGCTGGCCTGGAACGAGGCTTCCTTTGTGGGGCGCTCGTTTGAACTGCAGCTCTTCGGGCAGTATCTGCAGAGCCTGTCCATGTACACCGAGCGCATTCTGCATATCTACGGAACCGGCGGGATGGGCAAAACCTTCCTGCTCTCCCGTTGCCGGCGGACGGCGGAGGAGAAAGGCATCCCCTTCCTCCTCACCGATCTGCGGGACTACACCAATACGCCCGAGCGCATCTGCGCCCGGCTGCTTCTGCTGCTGGGGGAAGGCGGGGCGGCCCCTGGCCTTCCTGAGCAGGAGCACTGCGTCAGGGCCTTGAACCGATTGGCGGCAGACGCTCCGCTTGTGTTGGCCTTCGACCATTACGAAGAGGCGGGAAGCCTCGACAGCTGGTTCCGGGAGAGCTTCCTGCCCGCGCTGCACGCGAACGTGCTGATCGTGACCTCCGGACGGTTCCCGCTCGAAGGGCCGTGGAAGCGGCTCCCGGGCTGGCGCCGGCTCGTGCTTCCGATTCCGCTCCGGGAGCTGGGCTATGAGGAATGCCGGGCTTACGCGCAGCTGCATGGGATGACGGACGAAGCGGACATCGACAGGCTCTGGCTGCGGACGCTCGGCCATCCGCTCTCGCTGTCGCTCTTCACTCCCCTCACCCGGGAGGCCCGGAAGAGCCCCTCGGCCGGGGATATTCCGGCCGGAGACTTCGAATCGCTCCTGACCGACTGGCTGAGGGAGGCGCCCGGAGTGGAGCTGCGCGAGCTGGTTCTCGCCGCCTCCGTTCCCCGGTCCTTCCACCAGGAGCTTCTCTCCGGCCTGCTGGGCGAGCCCGTCCCCTCCCCGCTCTTCGAGAGGCTCATCCGCCTCTCGTTCGTCGAGGAAACGGCGGAGGGCTGGCAGCTGCACGGCCTGGTCCGGGAGACGGCCTCGCGCGTGCTCCAGACGCGGATGCCTGCGGCTTACGAGGAGTACCGGCGGCGGACGGCCGCCGCCTTCTACGCCTCGGCACGCCGAGCGCTGGAACGCGGACAGGACGCCTCCTGGGACATCGCCGAGCTGCTGCGGGCGGCCGGTCCTCCGGTGCTGCGCGCGCACTACCGCCATTCTCGAACGACCTTCAACTACTACGAGAGCGTGGGGCTCCACAATCTCGCGGAGGCCGAAGACTACATCCGCCGGCGCAGGGAACAGGCCCGGGGGTGGAACGTGCGCTGCTCCACCCCCGGACTGGAGTCCGTCTACCGCTTCTCCTTCTCGGCGGAGGAGACGCTGTACCGGCTGGCGGGGCTTCGCCTGGAGGAGCTGGTAAGGCTCGATCCGGGGGCCGTGAAGCTGCTGCGCCGGCCCGGCGGGGAGACCGCAGGGCTGTCCGCGCTGCTGCCGATCCACTCCGGCACGCTGCCGTTCCTGCTGGAGGCTCCGCTTTCCAGGGCTTATTTTCGCTCCCTGACCCCCCAGCAGCTCCAGGCCTACGACGTGCCGCCCGAGAAAAAGGCGGGCGCCTTCCTCTTCACCACGGATGTCGAGAATCTCGAATCGGAGGAGCTCCGGTCGGATTCGATCCGGCTGCAGTTCGAGTGGATCCTCGGCGGGCAGCTGCTCATCACTTCGCCCCCGCCGCTCCCCTACTTCATCCAGGCCGTCGAAGCGCTCGGCTTCCGGCAGGCGGAGGGGGTTGTGCATACGGACCATGACGGGGTAACCCCCTCTTATACGTACCTGCTGGATACCCGGCGGGAGAAGCAGCTGGGCTTCCTCCACCGGATGATGGAGAGCACGGATCTCACCCCGCGGAATACGCCGGCTGGCGCAGCCGTCCAGCCCGGCCCGGCCCACTCTCTGCTCACGTCACGTGAGCGGGAAGTCGCCGAGCAGCTCATTCAGGGCCGCACCAACCCCGAGATCGCGGCCGGACTCTTCATCAGCGAAGCGACCGTGAAGAAGCATGTGAATGCCATGCTGCAGAAGTACGGCGCCAAGAATCGTACTCAGCTGGCCAAAGCCCTGCTGGAAGCTCCGCAGCTGGATCAGGAGAAGTAA